A part of Methanomassiliicoccales archaeon genomic DNA contains:
- a CDS encoding DUF4443 domain-containing protein encodes MKLIDLSRYGPVHRFADYHVYKTLAVIADGRRRGRKQLAETIGVGEGSMRTILEYLRDHDLVEIKQTGVTISKKGLDFLNGFPIQVGLVTKSDSSIGQTAVAVLVRSMADKIKIGVEQRDAAVKAGAEGATTIVVKGGELWILPDYNLDVHKKAFSAELRSMFQVKDGDVIIIGTGQNYRQAEDGALSAAFDLI; translated from the coding sequence ATGAAGCTCATCGACCTTTCCCGCTATGGACCCGTACATCGATTCGCAGACTATCATGTCTATAAGACTTTGGCAGTGATCGCCGACGGCCGCCGCCGGGGGCGAAAACAGCTTGCAGAGACGATAGGTGTCGGAGAGGGAAGCATGAGGACCATATTGGAGTACCTACGTGACCATGATCTGGTGGAGATAAAACAGACAGGGGTGACGATATCCAAGAAAGGATTGGACTTCCTCAACGGCTTCCCGATCCAGGTCGGACTGGTGACCAAATCAGACAGCTCGATAGGGCAAACGGCGGTCGCTGTGCTTGTCAGGTCGATGGCGGACAAGATCAAGATCGGTGTGGAGCAAAGGGACGCTGCGGTCAAGGCCGGTGCTGAGGGGGCGACCACCATCGTTGTAAAAGGCGGTGAGCTATGGATCCTCCCGGATTACAACCTCGATGTACATAAAAAGGCGTTCTCTGCTGAATTGAGAAGTATGTTCCAGGTAAAGGACGGAGACGTCATAATCATCGGTACTGGGCAGAATTATCGACAGGCGGAGGATGGTGCACTATCAGCTGCCTTTGACCTTATCTGA
- a CDS encoding methionine adenosyltransferase has product MAKTVKGNPELRKPVARKVAKNIIVENVDLTPIEKQNVELVERKGIGHPDSISDGLAESVSRALCKMYLEYCGEILHHNTDQNEVVGGQSAPKFGGGRMLEPIYILLVGRAITQVNGERLPYSTTAINAAKEYLKRFPNLDIENDVIVDCKIGKGSQDLIQNFDELQKKCTPDYSGNRCLLANDTSFGCSYAPLSETETVCLETERYINGAMKKKLKETGEDVKVMCARNGKDITMTIACAMVDRYIPDADHYSSVVEEMRNLVHDYAVKYTDYNIKVDINHADNPDSGNYYLTVTGLSAENGDDGSVGRGNRVNGLITPYRPMSMEASAGKNPITHVGKMYNILANWIATDVVKAGKGDILEAHVRILSQIGRPISDPQTCSVQLFLAPEARAKAAKWQNEARAIADNWLDDIGKVTEKVVNGKVTVF; this is encoded by the coding sequence ATGGCAAAGACAGTCAAAGGAAATCCTGAATTGAGAAAGCCAGTAGCCCGTAAGGTCGCTAAGAACATTATCGTGGAGAATGTCGACCTTACCCCCATCGAGAAACAGAATGTGGAACTTGTGGAGAGAAAAGGTATCGGACATCCGGACAGCATCTCGGATGGATTGGCGGAATCAGTATCAAGAGCCCTCTGCAAGATGTATCTTGAATATTGCGGAGAGATACTCCACCACAATACCGATCAGAACGAGGTCGTAGGAGGTCAGAGCGCACCGAAATTCGGAGGTGGAAGGATGCTCGAGCCGATATACATCCTCCTCGTTGGAAGGGCAATAACCCAGGTCAACGGGGAAAGACTTCCTTATTCCACCACAGCAATAAATGCAGCAAAGGAGTACCTGAAAAGGTTCCCGAACCTAGACATAGAGAATGATGTCATAGTCGACTGCAAGATCGGAAAGGGTTCTCAGGACCTGATCCAAAACTTCGATGAACTGCAAAAGAAATGCACCCCAGATTATAGCGGTAACAGATGTTTGCTTGCCAACGACACCTCTTTTGGATGTTCATATGCGCCATTGTCTGAGACTGAGACCGTCTGCTTGGAGACCGAGAGATATATCAACGGTGCCATGAAAAAGAAACTAAAGGAGACCGGCGAGGATGTAAAGGTAATGTGCGCCCGGAATGGGAAGGATATCACCATGACCATCGCCTGCGCCATGGTGGACCGTTATATTCCTGATGCCGACCATTATTCAAGTGTCGTCGAAGAGATGAGGAACCTCGTCCACGACTATGCTGTAAAGTATACAGACTATAACATCAAAGTAGACATCAATCATGCGGACAACCCCGATTCAGGTAATTATTATCTCACTGTAACAGGATTGAGCGCTGAGAACGGGGATGATGGGTCCGTAGGTCGTGGAAACCGCGTGAACGGTCTGATTACCCCATACCGCCCAATGTCAATGGAGGCGAGCGCAGGTAAGAACCCGATCACCCATGTTGGGAAGATGTACAACATTTTGGCGAATTGGATAGCCACTGACGTTGTCAAAGCAGGTAAGGGAGACATTCTTGAGGCCCATGTCCGCATACTTTCACAGATCGGGAGGCCCATCAGCGACCCCCAGACCTGCAGTGTCCAGCTCTTCCTTGCCCCGGAAGCAAGGGCAAAAGCTGCGAAATGGCAGAACGAGGCGCGAGCTATTGCTGACAACTGGCTAGACGACATAGGCAAGGTCACAGAGAAAGTTGTAAATGGCAAAGTGACGGTATTCTGA
- a CDS encoding CBS domain-containing protein, whose protein sequence is MKFPEETEIKKLRKGLDITQAELAAMSGVSQSTIAKMERGAIKGSYESVTKIFNVLEQEMNRRKQGLRARDVMTPNVISIQMSDSVRHASDLMRQSGYSQLPVFDGKQHVGSISEYDILSMLREGRKMEDLGQLHVSEVMADPYPIVNEDTPAEALTSLLSTTDAVMVSRKGSIVGILTRSDILKLLSS, encoded by the coding sequence ATGAAGTTTCCCGAGGAAACGGAGATCAAAAAGCTAAGGAAAGGACTGGACATTACTCAAGCTGAGCTTGCTGCCATGTCAGGTGTGAGCCAATCCACGATCGCGAAGATGGAACGTGGCGCGATAAAAGGAAGCTATGAATCTGTCACAAAAATATTCAACGTCCTGGAACAGGAGATGAACAGAAGAAAACAAGGTCTCAGGGCCAGGGACGTTATGACGCCCAACGTAATCTCCATACAGATGTCTGATTCGGTCAGGCATGCTTCGGATCTTATGCGTCAGAGCGGTTATTCACAATTGCCTGTCTTCGATGGAAAACAGCATGTAGGGAGCATCAGTGAATATGACATTTTGAGCATGCTCCGTGAGGGCCGGAAAATGGAGGATCTCGGCCAGTTGCATGTATCGGAGGTCATGGCCGATCCATATCCTATCGTGAACGAGGATACTCCCGCTGAGGCGTTGACATCGTTGCTGTCAACGACCGATGCTGTCATGGTCTCAAGAAAGGGCTCGATCGTGGGCATTTTGACCAGATCAGACATACTCAAATTGCTATCATCTTAA
- the rnz gene encoding ribonuclease Z, with translation MEILFLGTGGSIPTPERNTSAMAVRTGQEMVLFDCGEGTQRQFMRSSFSFMKIDKIFITHLHGDHFLGLLGLVQSMNFSGRAQPLEIYGPKGIKDVIEATIMLGSYDLAFDIFWRELRPKDEVEGEGYKVAAVEALHIPNSLSYILKEDERMGRFDPIKAKELGVNEGPAFSRLQKGGSIILDDRIISPEDVIGPARPGLKLAYSGDTLPNDMFVKAAMKCDVMVHEATTDSELKDKANRYRHSTARQAAEVAVKAEAISLYLVHVSGRYSDTSSLLREAKEVFPNTFLPNDLDIVKVHQRE, from the coding sequence GTGGAAATTTTATTTCTTGGAACAGGTGGCAGCATTCCAACGCCTGAGAGGAACACCTCGGCGATGGCGGTCAGGACCGGACAGGAGATGGTGTTGTTTGATTGTGGGGAAGGCACACAGAGACAGTTCATGCGCTCTTCTTTCTCCTTCATGAAAATCGATAAAATATTCATAACCCACCTTCATGGAGATCATTTCCTTGGTCTGCTCGGTCTTGTCCAGTCAATGAACTTTTCTGGTAGGGCGCAGCCTCTTGAAATATATGGGCCAAAGGGAATAAAGGATGTCATAGAGGCAACCATAATGTTGGGGAGCTATGATCTTGCCTTTGATATATTCTGGAGGGAGCTGAGGCCTAAAGATGAGGTGGAAGGGGAAGGTTATAAGGTCGCTGCTGTTGAGGCTTTGCATATCCCCAATTCACTTTCTTACATCCTAAAGGAAGATGAACGGATGGGAAGGTTTGACCCAATCAAGGCAAAGGAACTAGGGGTCAATGAAGGTCCAGCATTTTCAAGGCTTCAAAAAGGAGGGTCGATAATTCTAGATGATAGGATAATCAGCCCCGAAGATGTCATAGGACCGGCAAGACCTGGATTAAAGCTCGCCTATTCAGGAGATACCTTACCAAATGACATGTTCGTCAAGGCGGCGATGAAATGTGACGTCATGGTCCATGAGGCGACCACCGATTCAGAGTTGAAGGATAAAGCGAACAGATATCGCCATTCGACCGCGAGACAGGCCGCTGAGGTGGCGGTCAAGGCAGAGGCCATCTCACTATACTTGGTGCATGTGAGCGGGAGATATTCGGACACGTCATCTTTATTGAGAGAAGCGAAAGAAGTGTTCCCGAACACCTTTCTACCGAACGACCTTGATATAGTAAAGGTGCACCAAAGAGAATGA
- a CDS encoding MFS transporter: MKAPWIQLLSSAAMSGSALLIPNMLRNDLGADTIQIGMITASFNASLFLSSYYFGRFSDVHGRKMILQTGLLMTSLSIFLLIFARSTESLFIVRVIMGLCSGMYPSALLAHVYDSDKKVGKFSAYGAMGFGLGTFAVGIIGIYFEIFLFCSILMACAFIVSLTIDFGNEVHHKVPFFPREIIHRNLPVYLSIMFRHIGANMIWVIYTLFLEDLGAAAWFIGGIYAVNAMSQFVFMQMVDRYGSVKLVTFGFIFSIITFPSYTLATEAWQIIPAQVSIAAAWSCLYVGSIKYVMERNDEKGTSAGLLQSSLSISAIIGAMVGGAASYVLGYHGAMYIATIMAIIGLVIFFISHKRVSADTEKMINPS; this comes from the coding sequence ATGAAAGCGCCCTGGATACAGCTACTATCGAGCGCGGCGATGTCAGGTTCAGCGTTGCTCATCCCTAACATGTTGCGTAATGATCTGGGGGCGGACACGATCCAAATTGGCATGATAACCGCCTCGTTCAACGCCTCTCTTTTTCTGTCATCGTATTATTTTGGCAGGTTTTCGGACGTACATGGAAGGAAGATGATCCTACAGACAGGCCTGCTGATGACCTCCTTATCGATATTTCTTCTGATATTTGCCAGAAGCACTGAGTCGTTGTTCATTGTAAGGGTGATCATGGGCCTTTGCTCGGGAATGTATCCCTCAGCGTTGCTTGCTCACGTGTATGATTCAGATAAAAAGGTCGGGAAATTCAGTGCGTACGGGGCAATGGGCTTTGGGCTAGGGACGTTCGCGGTCGGTATCATTGGCATCTATTTTGAGATATTTCTGTTCTGTTCTATCTTGATGGCATGCGCTTTCATTGTTTCCCTGACGATCGATTTCGGTAACGAAGTTCACCATAAGGTGCCATTCTTTCCAAGGGAGATCATTCATCGCAACCTTCCCGTCTATCTCTCGATCATGTTCAGGCACATAGGAGCGAACATGATATGGGTCATCTATACTTTGTTCCTAGAGGACCTTGGCGCAGCTGCTTGGTTCATCGGTGGTATATACGCCGTCAATGCCATGAGCCAATTCGTCTTCATGCAGATGGTGGACAGATATGGTTCGGTAAAGCTTGTCACCTTTGGGTTCATCTTTTCCATCATCACATTCCCTTCGTACACATTGGCCACAGAGGCATGGCAGATAATCCCTGCACAGGTATCGATAGCTGCAGCATGGTCCTGCCTTTATGTCGGGAGCATTAAATATGTGATGGAAAGAAATGACGAGAAAGGTACGAGTGCAGGGCTGCTCCAGTCCTCGCTGAGCATCTCGGCGATCATCGGGGCCATGGTGGGAGGGGCGGCGTCGTATGTCCTGGGTTACCACGGCGCCATGTACATCGCGACCATAATGGCCATAATCGGTCTTGTGATTTTCTTCATAAGTCATAAGCGGGTATCTGCTGATACCGAGAAAATGATTAATCCCTCCTAG
- a CDS encoding ribulose-phosphate 3-epimerase — MIKVAPSILSADFSRLGEEVKRLEMSGADWVHVDVMDGIFVPNITIGPSVIKSLRPHTHLPFDVHLMITKPERYVKEFASVGSDYITVHVEASDTVRQCIQMIHAFGKKAGLSLNPATPFSMVRPYISEIDLLLIMTVNPGFGGQSFMSDVVPKISEARRARDEAGYTFEIEIDGGINAKTAKICVEAGATVLAAGSSLFGSKDMKGEIESWKRY, encoded by the coding sequence ATGATAAAAGTAGCTCCTTCCATATTATCTGCTGACTTTTCAAGGTTAGGTGAGGAGGTAAAAAGGCTCGAGATGAGCGGTGCGGATTGGGTGCATGTCGATGTGATGGATGGGATATTCGTCCCCAACATAACCATCGGTCCTTCGGTCATCAAGAGCCTCAGACCTCATACCCATCTGCCATTTGACGTCCACTTGATGATAACTAAGCCAGAAAGGTACGTAAAGGAGTTTGCATCTGTAGGTTCAGATTACATAACAGTACATGTCGAGGCCTCCGATACAGTACGACAATGCATTCAGATGATTCACGCATTTGGAAAAAAGGCCGGCCTGTCGCTCAACCCTGCGACCCCGTTCAGTATGGTCCGGCCCTATATTTCGGAAATAGACCTTCTGTTGATAATGACCGTCAATCCCGGTTTTGGTGGTCAATCGTTCATGTCTGATGTTGTTCCGAAGATCTCAGAGGCTAGAAGGGCAAGGGACGAGGCAGGATACACTTTCGAGATCGAAATAGATGGTGGGATCAACGCAAAGACAGCGAAGATATGCGTGGAGGCCGGAGCTACCGTTCTCGCTGCCGGGAGCTCTCTGTTCGGTTCTAAGGACATGAAGGGGGAAATTGAAAGTTGGAAAAGATATTGA
- a CDS encoding DUF3052 domain-containing protein, giving the protein MTRIGSKKSLVYKLGIKDGFKIYLHNPPANYRQFLGRLPKTAEEFDRPIADMDFIQMFVTSKKDLIDQFPKMMAYLSPAGILWVCWPKESSNIKSDLNGMLVRNTGVSNGLTDVKVSSIDDVWSGLKFIRKNKEK; this is encoded by the coding sequence ATGACTAGGATAGGTTCAAAAAAATCATTGGTTTACAAGCTGGGCATTAAGGACGGGTTCAAGATATATCTGCACAACCCACCTGCAAATTATAGACAGTTCCTAGGCAGGCTCCCGAAAACGGCCGAGGAATTCGATAGGCCCATTGCTGACATGGATTTCATACAAATGTTCGTCACCTCGAAGAAAGATCTTATTGATCAGTTCCCTAAGATGATGGCCTATCTATCTCCAGCAGGAATATTGTGGGTCTGTTGGCCAAAAGAATCTTCGAACATCAAGAGCGACCTGAACGGCATGTTGGTAAGGAACACGGGAGTATCGAACGGTCTGACCGATGTCAAAGTATCATCAATAGACGATGTTTGGTCCGGTCTTAAGTTCATAAGGAAGAACAAGGAAAAATGA
- a CDS encoding TRAM domain-containing protein, translated as MKDEYGFKGKKPVEEGKVYDITITDLGSQGDGVGKVEGFVVIVPETRKGQIYKVKIVRVSNKMAFGQIVR; from the coding sequence ATGAAGGATGAATACGGATTTAAGGGAAAGAAACCGGTGGAAGAGGGGAAGGTCTATGACATCACCATAACCGATCTTGGATCGCAAGGGGATGGCGTTGGAAAGGTCGAAGGGTTCGTTGTAATAGTTCCAGAAACAAGGAAGGGACAGATATATAAGGTCAAGATAGTGCGGGTGAGCAACAAGATGGCCTTCGGTCAGATCGTGCGATGA
- the fen gene encoding flap endonuclease-1, producing MGVNLSDLVRFHEVDQIQLKGKTVAIDAYNAIYQFLSVIRQPDGTPLKDSRGRVTSHLSGLLNRNANLIEMGVIPVYVFDGKPSKLKMATIVERSERRQRAQQEWKEAVTVGDLEMAYTKAQQSAKITNEIVESSRVLLVYLGIPIVQAPGEGEAQAAYMAQKGDVWAASSQDFDSLLFGAPRLLRNLTLAGRRKMPGRNEYRDVKMEIVELQEVLTDLELSREQLIDLCIMMGTDFNEGIRGIGPKKGLKLIREHGDLPRAIASLNKEMPEYEQVREIFLNYEHIDDYRLELAPPDREKVIEMLVREHDFSEQRVIGALDKIFKGREKPPKGSQSSLDMF from the coding sequence ATGGGGGTGAATCTGTCTGACCTTGTGAGATTCCATGAGGTGGACCAGATACAATTAAAGGGCAAGACCGTGGCGATTGATGCCTATAATGCCATATACCAATTCCTGTCCGTGATCAGGCAGCCCGATGGGACGCCGTTGAAAGACTCTCGAGGCAGGGTCACCTCTCACCTTTCGGGATTACTGAACAGAAATGCCAACCTGATCGAGATGGGGGTCATACCAGTATACGTTTTTGATGGAAAACCCTCCAAGTTGAAGATGGCGACAATAGTGGAGAGGTCTGAAAGAAGGCAGAGGGCGCAGCAAGAGTGGAAAGAGGCCGTGACCGTAGGAGACCTTGAAATGGCCTACACCAAGGCTCAACAATCGGCCAAAATAACGAACGAGATCGTAGAATCATCCAGGGTTCTTCTTGTATATCTTGGGATCCCTATAGTACAAGCTCCAGGAGAAGGAGAGGCACAGGCCGCATATATGGCTCAGAAAGGGGATGTCTGGGCAGCATCGAGCCAGGACTTCGATTCTCTTTTGTTCGGCGCCCCAAGGCTCCTTAGGAACCTTACCTTGGCCGGGAGAAGAAAGATGCCCGGGAGGAATGAATACAGGGATGTGAAAATGGAGATCGTAGAATTGCAAGAGGTATTAACAGACCTCGAGCTCTCGAGAGAGCAGCTAATCGATCTTTGCATAATGATGGGCACCGATTTCAACGAAGGGATAAGAGGAATAGGCCCGAAGAAGGGTCTTAAACTTATCCGGGAACATGGAGACCTTCCCAGGGCAATCGCCTCGCTCAACAAAGAAATGCCAGAGTATGAACAGGTCCGAGAGATATTCCTCAATTACGAGCATATTGATGATTATCGATTGGAACTTGCCCCCCCAGACAGAGAAAAGGTGATAGAAATGCTCGTCCGGGAACATGACTTCAGCGAACAGCGGGTGATCGGTGCATTGGACAAGATATTTAAAGGTCGTGAAAAACCTCCAAAAGGCAGTCAGAGCAGTTTAGACATGTTCTAG
- a CDS encoding DUF835 domain-containing protein produces MLACPSCSTPVTSEQDEEDIGPQKVEQKTEPTRKGIEELERSFTYLIKEEKPEKAYEFFEKEIKKGSKGFCVTRNYPVKIKAKYDIGDTPMIWLSNVGKESSLRPKDLEKLSYSLEQFLSSSGGIILLDGLEYLITNNNFLTVLRFVQSLRDQVAINHSILLMALNPSTLDPHELNLLEKEVDGTI; encoded by the coding sequence ATGCTCGCATGTCCATCTTGTTCGACGCCCGTTACGTCAGAGCAGGACGAAGAAGACATCGGACCTCAGAAGGTTGAGCAAAAGACCGAGCCTACGAGGAAAGGAATAGAAGAATTGGAGAGATCGTTCACCTACCTCATCAAGGAAGAAAAACCGGAAAAGGCCTACGAATTCTTCGAGAAGGAGATCAAAAAGGGTTCCAAGGGTTTCTGCGTGACCAGGAACTATCCTGTTAAGATCAAGGCCAAATATGATATTGGCGACACCCCAATGATATGGTTATCCAATGTGGGTAAGGAAAGCTCATTGAGACCGAAGGACCTTGAGAAACTATCCTATTCGTTGGAACAGTTCTTATCATCCAGCGGAGGCATCATTTTGCTTGATGGTCTAGAATATTTGATAACCAACAACAATTTCCTGACCGTGCTCAGGTTCGTCCAATCATTAAGGGACCAGGTAGCGATAAACCATTCAATATTATTGATGGCGTTGAACCCTTCGACCCTAGACCCCCATGAGCTGAACCTACTCGAGAAAGAGGTTGATGGGACCATCTGA
- a CDS encoding HNH endonuclease: protein MSVCRFAIPNNITSLCMKGTSRSIDGVATLVFHGEQEFIPLSCDAAMFKLCPFKEGPKGVRLTAQGTEECVHCGRTHIPGSLNSRLCKEWSLFIKAYEEMKKELPGKRKYYVAGTTEQVFSDDCDEFIRRHLWNKIKKAILRRDRYTCQECGRTHRERTEKDKGTIVLEVHHIVPRSLGGTDHPGNLKSLCKQCHRKYTDAIIELIRESSRAEKLLQEASFGQILLDDIDVDDLAFDD, encoded by the coding sequence GTGAGCGTATGTAGGTTTGCCATTCCTAATAATATAACCTCCTTGTGCATGAAAGGCACCTCCAGGTCGATCGATGGGGTTGCTACATTGGTCTTCCACGGAGAACAAGAGTTCATACCTCTCTCTTGCGACGCGGCCATGTTCAAACTTTGTCCCTTCAAAGAAGGCCCCAAGGGGGTACGATTGACAGCTCAGGGGACAGAGGAATGTGTTCATTGCGGAAGGACGCACATCCCTGGATCGTTGAACAGTAGACTTTGCAAGGAGTGGTCCCTGTTCATAAAGGCCTATGAAGAGATGAAGAAGGAGCTTCCAGGAAAAAGGAAGTATTATGTGGCTGGAACAACAGAGCAGGTCTTCTCTGACGATTGTGATGAATTTATCCGAAGACATCTTTGGAACAAGATCAAGAAGGCGATCCTGCGGAGGGACAGATATACCTGTCAAGAATGCGGACGGACCCACAGAGAAAGGACCGAAAAGGACAAAGGAACTATCGTGCTCGAGGTCCATCACATCGTTCCGAGGTCCCTTGGGGGTACCGACCATCCTGGGAACCTTAAATCATTGTGCAAACAGTGCCATCGAAAGTATACAGATGCCATCATTGAATTGATAAGAGAATCATCTAGGGCGGAGAAGTTGTTACAAGAGGCAAGCTTTGGGCAAATCTTACTCGATGATATAGATGTGGATGATCTGGCCTTCGATGATTGA
- a CDS encoding DUF126 domain-containing protein, translating into MKLRGRSISRGLGRGRAVVINGPFSFLGGVDTSTGRLTVSSGKEGADIVGKVFAFERGKGSTVGSYTILDLKKNRKLPSAIINRAAETIVATGAVMAGVPMVDGVDLELIRDDDEIIVDGDEGTVEILDVKESSVVTCILRHGCKILIMKRSEKVATNKLKWAGISGYIEKGETPLETAYKDIAEEVGQMDPKLYKILPVMTVRGDGHIWHIHPFIFDTEDPNVVIDWEHTEYRWITPNELDSYDTVPGLSKLVKDI; encoded by the coding sequence GTGAAATTGAGGGGCAGGAGCATATCAAGAGGGCTTGGTCGTGGAAGGGCTGTCGTGATAAACGGTCCTTTCAGCTTCCTGGGCGGTGTCGACACTTCGACAGGAAGGCTCACAGTCAGCTCAGGAAAGGAAGGAGCTGATATCGTTGGAAAAGTATTCGCTTTCGAAAGAGGTAAGGGGTCCACCGTCGGTTCTTATACTATTTTAGACCTCAAGAAGAACAGAAAGCTTCCCTCGGCGATAATCAATAGAGCCGCTGAGACCATAGTGGCCACGGGAGCGGTGATGGCAGGTGTCCCTATGGTTGACGGGGTAGACCTGGAACTTATCCGAGATGATGATGAAATAATAGTTGATGGGGATGAGGGCACCGTCGAGATTTTGGATGTCAAGGAGTCCTCGGTGGTGACGTGCATATTGAGGCATGGCTGCAAGATACTGATAATGAAGAGGAGCGAGAAAGTGGCCACCAACAAACTGAAATGGGCCGGGATCAGCGGATATATTGAAAAAGGGGAGACCCCCTTAGAGACGGCCTATAAGGATATTGCAGAGGAAGTGGGTCAGATGGACCCCAAACTGTACAAGATATTACCTGTGATGACCGTCAGAGGGGATGGTCACATATGGCACATACACCCTTTCATATTCGATACAGAGGATCCAAATGTCGTCATCGATTGGGAACATACAGAATATAGATGGATAACGCCAAATGAATTGGATTCGTATGATACTGTGCCAGGTCTCAGTAAATTGGTAAAGGATATTTGA
- a CDS encoding aconitase X catalytic domain-containing protein: MYLTKEEESVLAGEQGESKRMAMELLVALGKIYDAKRLVPITSAHLSGVSYKTIGEGGLEFLKEVSKGTKVCVKTTLNPAGMDRDRWKEMGVDRSFAEKQLEIIGYYSQMGVETNCTCTPYLAGNSPSKGERIAWAESSALSFANSILGARTNREGGPGALAAAIIGKTPEYGLHLEENRQPTVVIEAEPRDEIFDYSLLGQAVGLKLGASIPFFKGIRPNINEIKIMAAAMAAAGSVALFHIENMTPESKNMDIGGLERVQIDRKELDEMRARLTTSKEPDLIALGCPHLSETEMKTLAKYLDGRKKRKDIEIWFCTSRRVKTWCPKETAVLERFGKVVTDTCMVVAPIEKNHKVTASNSCKACNYLPGLCSQKCLCEDAFSLLELVM; the protein is encoded by the coding sequence ATGTATCTGACCAAGGAAGAGGAGTCCGTCCTAGCAGGAGAACAAGGAGAATCTAAGAGAATGGCGATGGAACTCCTTGTGGCGCTTGGCAAAATCTATGATGCAAAAAGGCTGGTCCCAATAACGTCTGCCCATCTCTCCGGCGTTTCATATAAGACCATCGGGGAGGGTGGCTTAGAATTCTTGAAGGAGGTCTCTAAAGGGACCAAGGTTTGTGTCAAGACCACATTGAACCCGGCTGGCATGGACCGGGACCGCTGGAAGGAGATGGGCGTCGACAGATCTTTTGCAGAAAAACAACTAGAGATAATCGGATACTATTCGCAGATGGGTGTTGAAACAAACTGCACATGTACCCCATATCTGGCTGGCAACTCCCCATCAAAAGGAGAGAGGATCGCGTGGGCAGAGTCGTCGGCATTGTCTTTCGCCAACTCGATCCTGGGAGCAAGGACAAATAGAGAGGGTGGACCGGGGGCTTTGGCCGCAGCAATAATTGGCAAAACGCCCGAATATGGTCTTCACCTTGAGGAGAACAGACAACCTACAGTGGTCATCGAGGCCGAACCACGCGATGAGATATTTGACTATTCACTGTTGGGACAGGCGGTTGGGTTAAAACTAGGGGCATCTATACCTTTTTTTAAAGGGATAAGACCCAACATCAATGAGATAAAGATAATGGCGGCGGCGATGGCGGCAGCAGGCTCTGTCGCACTTTTCCATATTGAGAACATGACCCCTGAGTCTAAGAACATGGATATTGGGGGGCTTGAGAGAGTTCAAATCGATAGGAAAGAGCTGGATGAGATGAGGGCCCGTCTGACCACTTCAAAGGAGCCTGACCTCATAGCACTCGGATGCCCTCATCTTTCCGAGACGGAGATGAAGACATTGGCAAAGTATCTTGATGGCAGGAAGAAGAGGAAGGACATCGAGATATGGTTCTGCACCTCGAGAAGGGTGAAGACCTGGTGCCCAAAAGAGACCGCCGTGCTCGAGAGGTTCGGAAAGGTCGTCACGGACACCTGCATGGTGGTCGCCCCGATAGAGAAGAACCACAAGGTAACTGCATCGAACTCTTGTAAAGCGTGCAATTATCTCCCCGGTCTGTGCTCTCAGAAATGCCTTTGCGAAGATGCATTTTCACTATTGGAGCTGGTAATGTGA
- a CDS encoding 30S ribosomal protein S27ae, which yields MAKDDKKAPKAKTVRIAKKDAYAVGKDGKIERKKKHCPKCGPGVFLATHEDRVSCGRCGYTEFAKKK from the coding sequence ATGGCAAAAGATGACAAGAAGGCCCCAAAGGCCAAGACAGTGCGCATCGCGAAGAAAGATGCCTATGCCGTCGGTAAGGATGGAAAGATAGAGAGAAAGAAGAAACACTGTCCAAAATGCGGTCCTGGGGTTTTCCTAGCGACACATGAGGACCGTGTGTCCTGCGGTCGCTGCGGTTACACTGAGTTCGCAAAGAAGAAGTGA